AACCGAACTAAAACTGGACAATAACGGAGTATTGGCCACGGTATCAGGGCGCGAGCTTGAAGGTTTGCGAGCTCAGCATCCACTCATTAGCGATCGCCAAGTGCCACTTATCTTAGGCGAGCACGTGACCACTGATAGTGGTACTGGTCTGGTACATACCGCTCCTGGTCACGGTCTCGACGATTACATCGTTGCCTTGAAGTATGATTTACCTGTTGAAAACCCTGTTGGCGGTACTGGCGTCTATCTAGACAGCGCAGCGGTATTTGCCGGTGAGCATATCTATAAAGCCAATCCAAAAATCATCGCTACCTTGCATGAGAATGGTCATTTAATCAGTCACACCAAGATTGAGCACAGCTATCCGCATTGCTGGCGTCATAAGTCGCCGATTATCTTCCGTGCAACACCGCAATGGTTTATCAGCATGGAAGCCAAAGGCTTACGCGCGCGTGCGTTGGCTGACATTCCATCCGTGACATGGACGCCATCATGGGGTCAAAACCGTATTGAAGCGATGATGAATGGGCGTCCTGACTGGTGTATCTCACGCCAGCGTACTTGGGGCGTGCCAATTCCTTTCTTTATTCATAAAGAGACGGGTGAGCTGCATCCAAATACGCTTGAGCTGATGGAAACTGCTGCACAAAAAATTGATGCAGGCGGGGTTGAAGCTTGGTTTGATGCCAGCTGTGAAGACTATTTAGGTAGCGAGGCTGCTGATTATGATAAAGCTACTGATACGCTAGATGTCTGGTTTGATTCAGGAACGACGCATTTTGCCGTGCTTGAGCAGCGCGATGAGTTGACCAATCCAGCTGATATGTATTTAGAAGGCTCAGACCAACATCGCGGTTGGTTCCAAACCTCGCTATTAACTTCGGAAGCGATGTACGAGCGCCCACCATTTAAGCAAGTACTGACCCATGGCTTTGTGGTTGATGAAAATGGTCGCAAGATGAGTAAATCACTTGGCAATATCATCACGCCGCAAGATGAAATCAATAAAACAGGCGCGGACATGCTGCGCTTATGGATCGCCTCTAGCGATTATCGTTATGAGATGAACGCTGGCAAATCAGCCTTTAAAGGCGCGATCGATATGTATCGCCGTATCCGTAATACCTTGCGCTTTTTGCTCGCCAATACTGATGACTTTGACCCTGCTAGCAACAGCGTCGATATCAACGAACTGGTCAGCCTTGATAAGTTCATCATCGAGCGTGCACAAACGGTACAAGCGCAAATCATCACGGCTTATGATGCGATGGACTTTCACCAAGTCACCCAGCACATCACCGCGTTTTGCTCACAGGACTTGGGCAGCTTCTATTTAGACATTATCAAAGACCGTCAATACACCACCCAAACCGATGGCAAACCACGTCGCTCTGCACAAACGGCCATTTATCATATTGCCCAAGCGCTTATTCGTTGGATAGCACCGATTTTGTCGTTTACCGCACAAGAAGCGTGGGAAGTGCTGCATGGTAATGATGACCATAAAGGTGGCTACGTCTTTACTGAAGAATGGTACGAGTTCCCAGCGTTTGAGCTTAGCACTATCAGTAATGATGACTGGCAGCACATCATGCGCGCCAAAGATGTGGTGAACAAACATATCGAAACCGCACGTGGCGAAAAATTGATTAATGCGAACCTATCCGCTGATGCGACTATCTATGCTGATGGTGCGATGTATGATAGCTTAGCTAAGCTTGGCGAGGAGCTACGTTTTGTCTTGATTACCAGTAAAGCCACGCTTGCACCCATGAGCGCCGCCCCTGCTGATAGCAACACCCAAACAACGGACGACTCAGAACAATCAGCCGACCTAAAAGCAACCATTAGCGCTGCTACTGGTACCAAGTGCGTGCGCTGCTGGCATATCCGTGATGACATTGGAGTTGATGCCGCACACCCTGAACTTTGCGCGCGCTGCGTGACCAACGTCAGCGGCACAGGCGAGGTGCGCCACTATGCCTAACCCACCTGACTCATCTAAGCATGAGCAGCCAATTGCTGGTGCAGATGGTATGAATAGCAGCCCCAAACCTGCACATGTGACGAGTGGCAGCTCACTGACGCCTAAAGGTCGCTTGGTTAAAACGCCAAAAATGATCGCCAATGGCAGCCGTGCTTTTATGTGGTACTTGCTGTCACTGGTCATTATTATTGTTGATCAATGGACGAAGTGGCTGGCGCAAACCAAGCTTACTTTTCATGAGCCTGTGCCTGTGATTGAGCCTTTCTTAAACTGGACATTGGCCTATAACTATGGCGCAGCCTTTAGCTTTTTGGCTGATGCAGGCGGTTGGCAAAAGTGGTTTTTTTCAGGGCTAGCTTTGCTGATGTCGCTATTTTTGATTGGTTATCTTGTCAAAGCTCCACGCCAAGCCAAACTACTCTCTGTCGGTCTCGCCATGGTGCTTGGCGGTGCGATTGGTAACTTAATCGATCGTCTCATGCTGGGCAAAGTCGTGGATTTCATCCATGTGCATTATGCTGATGCTTGGCATTATCCAATTTTTAATATCGCTGATATTGCTATTAGCGTTGGTGTGGCGATGATTGTCATTGATATGCTGTTTTTTGAAAAGAAGCGTGAAGCTTATACCATTTCCAAAAATTAGAGTAGCACGAAAAACTTGTGCAAGTACTACTCCTAGTAGGGTTAGCAAGTTTGACAAAGTTAATCGCACTTTTTGGGTTTGGTATTAGTTAGCAATTTTTCTACAAAAAGGGTCTGCATGAGCACGACCCTTTTTTATTGATTCGTTTCGCTGAGTTATTCACTGGGATCATGGTTACTTCTGGTCGGTGCGCTTGGCATATCCTAAAAAAACTGTGAAAGAATTATGACGAAATATCCAGCATTAGAAGTTGAACGAAAGTCAGGGGAAGAGGTTTTCCATATTGAAGGAAAGCCTCTTGGTGAAAACTTGTTGTCGTTTTGGCAATGGTCTAGCTCTGATCTTATAACTAATGCAATGAGAGGTATCTTAGCAGAATATATTGTTGCTTCTGCTCTTGGTGAAAACCGTAGCCACAGAACAGAATGGGATGCATTTGATATTGAAACTAAAGAAGGAATAAAAATTGAAGTAAAATCTGGTGCTTTTATTCAAACATGGCATCAAAAAAAGTTATCATCCATTCAGTTTAGTATCCGCCCTACTGTAAGCTGGGACTCTCAAGCAACTACCTGCTCAACTGAAGTGATAAGACAGGCGGATATTTACGTATTTTGCTTGTTAACTCACAAAGAGCAAGACACCATTGACCCACTTAACATGAACCAATGGCAGTTCTATGTTTTGTCTTCTGATAGACTAAATCAGTCTGTCGGGGCACAAAAGACTATTGTGCTTTCTAGTTTACTTCGACTTAACCCAATCGCTGCTACTTACTCAGAACTACCTTCTGCAATAGAAAAGTCAGCTAACAAAGTCGTTAAAAACCACCTATAAAAAGCACAAATCGTAGGGTAGGTAGAGCTTGCGATACCTAGAAAGTATGGTATCAGATGCAATCAATCGCAAAGTTTATCTCAAAGAGATAGCCATCATTATTAGTGTGCTGAACGCACCCTACTTGAAAGCCCACACCCTTACCTTTTAGGAAACCTCTCTCGCGTAGACAACTTTTTAAGATACCTCTCAACCTGCTCAGGCAACTCAACGCCAAGCATCTTTAGCCAATTAAAAAGGTGATGATAATAAATGTCTGCCAGCGTAAAACTATCCCCTGCTATATATTCTTGGCTCTCTAACCAAGCGTAAGCAATTGGTAGCGCATTTTGAATACACTTCATGCAATTCTCAGCCGTACCTTCGGGCCAGTTCTCAAAGTTTTGTAGGACTTTAATTTTGGTTAGTATCCATAGATAACTTTCCATCTCAATCATGCCAAAGGAGATGACTTGTCGCAGTTTATAATTTTTCTCCGCATAATTCTCATCGTCTAAACTTGGGGTTAGCGGCTTATCGGTATGCAAGTCATTTAGATATTCAATAATAGCCAATGATTCAGTGAAGTGTTTGCCATTATGGGTCAGCGCTGGGATTTTACCAAAGGGATTAATTGCCAAAAACTCAGGGCTTCTTTGCTCACCTTTTTTGGCGTCTATTGCTTTAACTTCATAATCAAAGCCAAGCTCTTGTAGTGCCCAAACGACAGTTTCTGCTCGACTTGGATGAGTATATTTATAAAGTGTAATCACTAGAATTTTCCTTTTCATAGTTTATTTAGAATTTAATCAATGACAACTTATTATACTCACATCATATACAAGTCATCGACTGCAAATCACTTAGAATAAATAAAACTCAGTACCGAATATTCAAAAGGATTCTGCTATGTTAAATAGTCAAACCAAGCCACTTTTTCAAAAGCAAATATCAGTGTCCGACAATTCTAATGACAATACTGCTAGTCGCACGGTTACCTTATCAGTATTACAGGCGGATATCACCACGTTAAACGCTGACGCAATTGTGAACGCCGCCAATTCTAGCTTGCTTGGTGGCGGCGGTGTCGATGGCGCGATTCATCGAGCGGCGGGGCCTGAATTACTTGAGTATTGCCGTACACTAAATGGCTGCGTAACAGGCGATGCTAAAATCAGTCCGGCGTTTAAGTTGCCCTCTCAGTATGTGATTCATACCGTAGGGCCTGTTTGGCATGGTGGCAATGATAATGAGGCAGCGTTATTAGCGAGTTGCTATCAAAGCTCGTTAGATTTAGCAGTTGAAAATGATGTGACCAGCATTGCCTTTCCAGCGATTAGCACTGGTGTCTATGGCTATCCGCTGGAGCAAGCGACTAAAATTGCGATTGATACGGTTGAGGCATATGTACAAAGTGGCTTAGAGAAGAAAGCTGACTTTTCAATCCGTGAAATAATCTTTTGCTGTTTTTCAGCGACCGATGCCGCTGTTTATAAACAAATATTAGAGTCAAAATAACGTAAACTTTATGATATTGTGCAAAATAAAAAAATAGCCACTATCTACAGTGGCTATTTTTGTGCGCTAACTTTGCAATTTATCAAAACATTTAGCAATTAATCATCTGCATGGGTTTGCTCAAACTCAGCATGCTCAACTTGGTACAAAGCACCAAGACGCTGCTGCAAATCCGTATCCAAGATCTTCTTTGCTTGTTTGAAAAACTCATTTTCCTCTTCTTCTAAATGATGACGTACCTTATGAATCAAATCTGCACAAGTCTTATCCCACTTTTCTTGTCCAATACGGCCATCATCTAAAGTCTCCATCATCTCATCCATTTCATGATGCTCAGTGATGGCATGACGCGACAAATCCAGACCTTTATCATGCTGCATGACTGGCACATAGAGATGCCGCTCTTCCGCAGCGGCATGCGCCTGTAGCTCTAGCTTAAGGTCTTCATATACGGCTTTACGTTGGGCTTCACCTTCTGTTTTTTCGAGCTTATCGCATAGCGCACGTTGTACTTCGTGCTTTTCAATTAAGGCATCAAAAATATCTTTTTTTAAGTCAACATCGGTATCGTTACTCATCATTTATTTCCTTTAATTATTAAGGTTTTGATTTTTAGTTTTCCAAATATTTTTTCAAACACCCCAACATCATAACAATATTAAAAAAGCCCATTGTCAACTTTCAGTTAGCAATGGGCTATATTTAGTTAAAACTATTGATTAAACATTGATCATTCGGCCAAAGCCAAACCAAAGGGCAATCCTGCCGCTTCGGGGATGTGCTTGGCGATATCTTGCAGCGCGCTTTGAATAATTTCCTCCACGACGGGATGATAAAAAGCCAGCTGTAGTAGCGAGTGCGCTGTCTCCCCGCGCTCAATTGCCAAGGCTAATAGCTGCGCCACATGCTCGCCGCACACGCCTATCATGCTGGCGCCCAATAATTTTCCGCTACTTTTATCAGCGTAGAGTCGCAAGACGCCTTCTCGATCAGTCAACACACGGCTGCGACCATTGGCTTGACTCGACGCTGTGCCAATCAAAACCTCATTCTCATTCAGCTCGTCAAAGCGCTTACCAACGCTAATCACGTCTGGGTTGGTAAAGGCAATCGCCAGTGGGGTTTTACGTTTAAAAGCCACTGGCTCAGGCTGTACCGCGTTATAACCAGCTATAGCGCCTTCATCCGCAGCTTCGTGCATGAGTGGACGATAGCCATTCACGTCTCCCACGATAAAGACAGGATGCGAGCCTACTTGCAGGGTGTTGATATCAAACAGCGGCTGTCCACGCTCATCCAACTCAAACCCAGCTTCAGCTAAATTCAGCTGATCAGTATTGGGTCGTCGACCTAAAGCCACCAGCACTTTGTCTACCTGAACCTGCTTATCTCCTGCTTTGAGCAGTACACCTTGCTCAGCGCTAGCCAGTTCTGCTGGAGCGCCCAAATACAAGTGTATTTCTTTGGCAAATTCAGCCAGAGCAACCTCGCTTACCTCAGGGTCACTGATGCCAGCGACGGTATGTGCCATATCCGCGCCATGCACTTCGACACCTAAACGAGCCAGCGCCAAACCCATCTCTAACCCAATCGCACCCAAACCCAATATGCCAATGGACTCGGGCAAGTCCTGCATCTCAAAAAACTCATCGGTAGTGATACAATGTTCGCTAAATGGCTTTAGAAACGCTGGCATCACAGGACGCGAGCCATTGGCAATAATCACTGCCTTAGCTCTGACTTGCTGCGTGCCTGATGCTTGCTCAACTTCTAATAAGGTTGGCTCCAAAAAGCGCGCCCGTCCCATCATGAGATGCTCACCAGCGCCTTTCTTAGCATTCCCAGCTGCACTATTGGCAAACTGGTCACGCTGCTCGCGTAGCGCTTGCCAAGCCGCAGCACCATCTAAACGTAAATGCTCTGCACCGCTTATCCCATAGCGGGGAAACTCTTTTTGTGAGTGCCAAAACTCAGCGATGTGTAGCGCCACTTTTGAGGGCATACAGCCCACTCGTGCACAGGTTGTCCCAAGCGGACCACTATCAATCAACACAAAGCTTTTATTGCGACGGCGTATCTCTCTTAATGCATACATCCCGCCTGTACCAGCACCGATAATCGCCACATCCACATTCATCAACTTGGCCATATTCATCTCCAGTCACTTTACGAACAGCTCTAGATGCCAACAAAAGCATCGTTAGCATTTTTTATATTTATAAACACATCACTAAATATACCATACTTACAAACATAATATTTTAACGTATATTGTATACAGAACAAATTATACTAGCGTCTCACGCACTCTCTTAAATAGTGACAGTCAATTCGGAGATTACTTTTATCTTTATGAAAATAAACCTTGCAGTAAAATGGCGATAAAAAACCCACCCTGCACTGCGTAGGCAAACTGACAGCCCTTGAAGTTGAAACCTTCAGACTCATCAATATGACCACGAAAATAAACCCTTCCATATTTAATGCTTCTGACTAGCTGATATTCAACAAACAGTAGTAGCACAATTAATGCTAAATACACTATTGCCTCTCCACCAAAACCAGATGGTGTTATCTTTATATTTTTAAAAATAAATAGAGGCATAATAACCCCTAACAGATGACCCACAATAATTGTTAACATATATTTAAACTCAAACAAACCTGCAAATGTAAAGCGCTGAACGTATCAATAAGCATTTAAGCTAAACGGCAGTTACACAGATTCTGGGACACCCTTGACCCCTTCAATCTACAATAACCCTGCCAAAAATTTCAAATCCTCCCCCATCATAACGAACAACAATCCCGCCATATTAATCACCACGGTCAAATAATACGCCATGCGAAATTCAGGCTTTTGTGACTTATGACGCAGATAAGTCTGCGCGACCATTGCGCCAACCCAGCCACCAAGCGCACTGAGCAAATGCAGCGTTGATTCAGGCGTACGCCAGTCATTGCTCTGTGCAGCGGCTTTGTCTTTGGCATACATCGCATAGGTGATGACTCCTAATGCTATATACCAACCTATCACTAGCCAGCTCAGTTTATCTGTCGCCGCTAATAAGATTAAGACGCCATAAAAGCCCACGCCCATAAACAAACGTTTTCTCTGTCCTGCTTCAAAGTCCGCTTGCGCACTGCGTTTGTGATTACGCTGACGGATTTGCTGGTTTTTTTGTGTCATTTTTTGCTGTACAAAGGCCAGCTCTTGTACCTGTTTGGCTTGCATACGCCCTTGGCTGTCTTGCCTGATAATAAAAACCACTTGCTCGCCCACCTCAGGACGGCGCTGCGCTTTAAACTCGCTGACATGAAAGAATACTGACTCGCCAGCTTCAGTTTCAATAAAACCAAAGCCTTTATCGTCTTGCCATTTTTTAATTTGGCCTTGTTGTCTGTTTGCCATTTCGCCTCCAGTTCCTCTTTAGATACGGCTGATATCTTACCCTATTTGCGTTACACTATTGACGCTTACATACTTGCGCATTTAGCTTATCATTTCTTAACGTTTATCAATTTAACAACCCATCTCTACCTTATTAAAAATGGCTATTAATTATGACCCAACCTAAAAACTCACCCCAATTTATCAATCCCAATGAAGACACGCGCATCGCTTATGGCAGCCTTGTTAAGCTACATTTTGAAGTATCGCTAGAAAACGGCACCGTCATTGACTCAACATTTAGCCGTGATGCACCCGTTACTTTAACCATTGGCGACGAGAGCTTATTGCCTGGTTTTGAGCAGGTGCTGATGAACCTACGTGCTGGCGACACTCGCTCCGCTCACCTAGATCCTGAACAAGCCTTTGGTGACTGGAACCCCGAAAACGTACAACACTTCAGCCATGCTCAGTTTGCCCTGGCCGCTGATAAGCCTGAAATCGGCATGTTGATCGAGTTTGAAGACAAAGGTAAAAACACTCTACCAGGGACAGTTAGTGCCATCACTGAAGATGAAATCGAGGTAGATTTTAATCATCCACTGGCTGGACAGTCAGTATTATTCAAAGTACAAATTTTTCAAGTCACACCACCAGGTGTCACCGGCGTGCAACTCATGTAGTTTTTAAAAACGCTGCAAGTACCAAACCAACATCAGAAAGGATACTCATATGCAATATCAATCGCTGCCGCAACTGAATGAAAAAGTCTCCAAAATCTGTTTGGGCACCATGACTTGGGCACAGCAAAACACCGAAGACCAAGCCCACGCCCAAATGGATATGGCGCTCAGTGAGGGCGTTAACTTTTGGGATACGGCCGAGATGTATCCTTCACCTGTAGATGAAGACAAGCAAGGCGACACCGAGCGTTACATCGGCAGTTGGTTTAAAAAGACGCAGCAGCGCGATAAAGTCATCCTTGCCAGCAAAATATCACCAGCAAGCTTTTTGCGTGACGGACAAACGCGTTATAACGCCAAGCATATCAGCGCTGCCCTTGATGACAATCTTCAGCGGCTACAAACCGATTATATTGATCTTTATCAGCTGCATTGGCCTGAGCGTCAAACCAATTTTTTTAGTCAGCGTGGCTATAACGAAGACATGGCAGCGCAGCCTTTAGAGGGCTTAACATCATTTTTGGAAACCATTCAAGCACTTAACGATGAAATCAAAAAAGGCCGTATTCGCGCTTATGGTCTATCTAATGAGACGGCTTGGGGACTGATGCGCTACCTTTGCGAAGCGGAGAAAAATGGTTTAAAAGCGCCGATTACGGTACAAAATCCGTATAGCCTACTAAACCGCTTATATGAAGTGGGGATGGCAGAGATAGCCCATCGCGAAAACGTTGGCTTACTTGCCTACTCGCCGCTAGGGTTTGGGGTGTTGTCTGGCAAGTATCTTGGGGGCAAACGCCCAGCTGGTGCACGCTTAACCAAGTACGATTACTTTCAGCGTTATATCAATGAGCAAGCAAAATCAGCCACTGAACAATATGCAAAAATCGCCGATGACGCTGGTTTGGATATGGCACAAATGGCCTTGGCCTTTGTCAACTCGCGCTCGTTTGTCACCAGTAATATCATTGGCGCGACCACGCTTGAGCAGCTAAAGTCTAATATCGACAGTGTGCATCTGACCTTGAGCACTGATGTGTTAGACGCCATCGAAGCGGTGCACACACGCCAGCCCAATCCATCGCCTTAGATTGATACCAAATAAGCTTTTATATTTATAAAAAAAGGCGCAAATCATAACGATTTGCGCCTTTTCTCAGTTGTCGTGACCATCTAACCTATCTTTACGATGCGTCTAAAGCTTTAAGCTTCAGGTGGCGTACTTAATACACGGCTATGTAGCTCTGCCAGACCTTCTTGCATACGCTTTTGCAGCATATTGGTCATTTCACTCTTACTAAATCCGTTAGGATCTAACGGCTCAAGTGGTAGTACATAAGCGGTCACATCTTTACTATCGAGTACCTTTTTTATACTCTCTTTCATCGTCAGCTTGCCATAATACGGCAGCTCCTCACTGAGCGTGCCATCTTTATTGACATAAGCCAAGACCATTGGCTGTACAGGCACGCCAGCATCAATAGCAGCTTGCAGTAGCGTACCATGGATGCGTTTGACCTTTTTGCCATCAGTGGTAGTCGCTTCAGGGAAAAACACTACCGAAAATCCTTCATTCAAAAAACTGGCAATTTGTGTCGCTACTGAACCTACGTCACCAGAGCCACGCTTGATAAACACAGTCCCTGCTGCGTGAGCAAGCTTACCAAATACTGGCCAATCACCTATCTCTGCCTTCGATAAGAAAAAGGCTGGGCTTACTGAACCCACGATAGGTATATCCATCCATGAGACGTGATTGGAGACCCAGAGACCATGATGCTGCGGCACAGGTTCAACTTGCACGATTTTAACGCCAAATGAGCCTGCCATCTTGCGACAAAAGGTCTGAATATAACGTGGCAGTGTCTCGCGTGGTGGCTCACGGAAGGCGCCAATACGTTGAGCTGTGCGTAGTCCGCCCGCAATGGTGGTACCCATGCCAGCGATTTGCTTACCACGGCCTAACTGTTTTCTGAGTGAAAAGCCTGACTTAGATTGGCTCATCTGTATCCCTCACGATTAGATAACTGTTGGATAACTATATAAGTAACTATAAAAAGCTTGCTTCCAGCTTAGCGTTAAAAATCGCTATTTTAGCAGCAAAAAACGAGACAAGTATAACAAAATTATGGCAGCTGAGTGACTATTTGTTCACTGAATTTTGGTTTACTAAGATTCTACTACCACAGCTTTCTACTTTTTGGGTTACGCTTTTGGGTCACGTTGCATCAAATAGTCATCGGCAGCACAGATAATTGTCTGAATCTAAATGGAGTACCTTTCATAGCGAACGTTTCATATTCGCACACTTGTTACTTGTTACTTTATACTTGATACTAGCCCATCCAATGGTCTACTCTGTAACATAAAGCCATCGATAATTATAATTATACGCTTTAATATCAGCCTACAAGACCGCATATAAACAGCTAACTGAACGCTACTACCACATTATAATTTAAGCTTGATTGAACTCTTAAAGCTTGATTGAACTTTTAAAAATAGAACCGTAGCGACTTATTTATTTTATTCATAGGTGATACTCTTTGGAATATTTTGAAAGACATGAAGGTGGCGAGCGCGCCATTATCGTACATTTAGACATCCGCCAAATCCAAGATCCTGACGATCTTGGTGAATTTGAGCTGCTAGCAGACTCTGCAGGCGCAGACCGCTTAGCACTGGTCACAGGATCACGCGCGAAGCCTGATGCCAAATACTTCGTTGGCAGTGGTAAAGCTGAAGAAATTGCCGAATTGGTTCGTGAGCATGATGCCGACATCGTTCTCTTTAACCACAGCTTGTCGCCCTCACAAGAGCGTAACATTGAGAGACTGGTACAGTGCCGAGTGCTTGACCGTACGGGATTGATTTTAGACATTTTCGCTCAGCGTGCGCGTACTTACGAAGGTAAACTACAAGTCGAGCTGGCACAATTAAACCATCTTTCTACTCGTTTAGTACGCGGTTGGACGCATTTGGAGCGTCAAAAAGGGGGTATCGGTCTGCGTGGTCCAGGTGAAACTCAGCTTGAGACGGATCGCCGCTTACTACAGACGCGTGTCAACCAACTCAAAAACAAGCTAGATAAAGTACGCCAAACTCGCGCGCAAGGGCGAGCCCGTCGTCAAAAGTCGGATGTACCGACTATCTCCTTGGTTGGCTATACCAACGCTGGCAAATCAACCTTGTTCAATCGCTTAGTCGATGAAAACATCTATGCTGCAGATCAGCTATTTGCCACTCTGGACCCCACCCTACGCCGTTTAGATTGGCAAGGTGTTGGTCGTGTGGTTCTGGTCGATACAGTGGGTTTTGTGCGTCACTTACCGCATGAGTTGGTTGAGTCGTTTCACGCCACACTTGAGGAAACACTGGAAGCAGACTTGCTATTACACGTCATCGATTCATCTAGCGAGGATATGCATGAGCAAATCCAAGCAGTCAAAGATGTACTGGCTGAGATTAATAATGATGTGCCTGTACTCAATGTCTATAATAAGATTGATCTGACTGGTGAATCTGCTCATATCGGTTACGCTAGCGATGGCGAACCTAATCGTGTCTATGT
The sequence above is a segment of the Psychrobacter fulvigenes genome. Coding sequences within it:
- the hflX gene encoding ribosome rescue GTPase HflX; protein product: MEYFERHEGGERAIIVHLDIRQIQDPDDLGEFELLADSAGADRLALVTGSRAKPDAKYFVGSGKAEEIAELVREHDADIVLFNHSLSPSQERNIERLVQCRVLDRTGLILDIFAQRARTYEGKLQVELAQLNHLSTRLVRGWTHLERQKGGIGLRGPGETQLETDRRLLQTRVNQLKNKLDKVRQTRAQGRARRQKSDVPTISLVGYTNAGKSTLFNRLVDENIYAADQLFATLDPTLRRLDWQGVGRVVLVDTVGFVRHLPHELVESFHATLEETLEADLLLHVIDSSSEDMHEQIQAVKDVLAEINNDVPVLNVYNKIDLTGESAHIGYASDGEPNRVYVSSKDNLGMEKLSLAVQQLLTGTLTTFDLTLPYEAGQLKNTLYELGVILEESYDETGHECLTIRLPSERLKQLLGQANLDPLEVLPLAQATLLMPILEEFEKHDDNDEQPMTEAQEKAFDEFKALNSGEVSSEELEPEAQASDDLKS
- a CDS encoding lysophospholipid acyltransferase family protein, whose translation is MSQSKSGFSLRKQLGRGKQIAGMGTTIAGGLRTAQRIGAFREPPRETLPRYIQTFCRKMAGSFGVKIVQVEPVPQHHGLWVSNHVSWMDIPIVGSVSPAFFLSKAEIGDWPVFGKLAHAAGTVFIKRGSGDVGSVATQIASFLNEGFSVVFFPEATTTDGKKVKRIHGTLLQAAIDAGVPVQPMVLAYVNKDGTLSEELPYYGKLTMKESIKKVLDSKDVTAYVLPLEPLDPNGFSKSEMTNMLQKRMQEGLAELHSRVLSTPPEA
- a CDS encoding aldo/keto reductase; protein product: MQYQSLPQLNEKVSKICLGTMTWAQQNTEDQAHAQMDMALSEGVNFWDTAEMYPSPVDEDKQGDTERYIGSWFKKTQQRDKVILASKISPASFLRDGQTRYNAKHISAALDDNLQRLQTDYIDLYQLHWPERQTNFFSQRGYNEDMAAQPLEGLTSFLETIQALNDEIKKGRIRAYGLSNETAWGLMRYLCEAEKNGLKAPITVQNPYSLLNRLYEVGMAEIAHRENVGLLAYSPLGFGVLSGKYLGGKRPAGARLTKYDYFQRYINEQAKSATEQYAKIADDAGLDMAQMALAFVNSRSFVTSNIIGATTLEQLKSNIDSVHLTLSTDVLDAIEAVHTRQPNPSP